A section of the Verrucomicrobium sp. GAS474 genome encodes:
- a CDS encoding Gfo/Idh/MocA family oxidoreductase codes for MTPIPRRQFLFTGAVGLAGLAFSGRLGAATPPGPSDIGPVPLTPVGPPPVPVAAKASADVADVPSPAAWPAEKRIGFAIVGLGGLAHDQLLPAFSLSKRARIAGLVSGSPEKASAVAGQYGVKQDSVYGYDEWERIAQNPDIDAVYLAVPNSLHAQYTFLAAKAGKHVLCEKPMATSAIEAQQMIDACAQASRKLMVAYRCQYEVFNRALIDLVRQNLLGQVGLIEACNVQSIGNPLQWRLKKALSGGGSLPDLGLYCVNSARAVLGEEPFEVSARVWNPPNDPRFSEVEDTMAFTLRFPGGALVNCSSSYSLHRSQSLRVYGTQGWAELENAFAYRGPRLIVHGKDGTKEITTEPTLEFQNPFALELDHFASCIVRDVKPYTPGEEGLQDHRIMEALYQSARMGRTAALAFPPATRGPAPI; via the coding sequence ATGACTCCGATCCCGCGCCGTCAGTTCCTGTTCACGGGCGCGGTAGGCTTGGCCGGGCTGGCCTTCTCGGGCAGGCTGGGGGCGGCGACGCCCCCGGGCCCGAGCGACATCGGCCCGGTTCCCCTCACTCCGGTCGGTCCGCCGCCGGTTCCCGTGGCGGCGAAGGCGTCGGCCGATGTGGCCGACGTCCCGTCCCCGGCGGCGTGGCCGGCCGAGAAGCGGATCGGCTTCGCGATCGTCGGCCTCGGTGGCCTGGCCCACGACCAGCTCCTTCCCGCTTTCTCCCTCTCGAAGCGGGCGCGGATCGCCGGTCTGGTCAGCGGCTCGCCCGAGAAGGCCTCGGCCGTCGCCGGTCAATACGGAGTGAAACAGGATAGCGTCTATGGATACGACGAGTGGGAGCGGATCGCCCAGAACCCCGACATCGACGCAGTCTATCTTGCGGTTCCGAACTCCCTCCACGCCCAATACACCTTCCTCGCGGCGAAGGCGGGAAAGCACGTCCTTTGCGAGAAGCCGATGGCGACGAGCGCCATCGAGGCCCAGCAGATGATCGACGCCTGCGCCCAGGCGAGCCGGAAGCTCATGGTCGCCTACCGCTGCCAATACGAGGTTTTCAATCGCGCCCTGATCGACCTCGTCCGCCAGAACCTCCTCGGGCAGGTCGGCCTGATCGAGGCCTGCAACGTCCAGTCGATCGGCAATCCGCTCCAGTGGCGGCTGAAGAAGGCGCTCTCCGGCGGCGGCTCCCTGCCCGATCTGGGGCTCTATTGCGTCAACTCGGCCCGGGCCGTCCTGGGCGAGGAACCGTTCGAGGTCTCGGCCCGCGTCTGGAACCCGCCGAACGATCCCCGCTTCAGCGAGGTCGAGGACACGATGGCCTTCACCCTCCGCTTCCCCGGCGGGGCCTTGGTCAACTGCTCGTCGAGCTACAGCCTCCACCGGTCCCAATCGCTCCGCGTCTACGGGACGCAGGGCTGGGCCGAGCTTGAGAACGCCTTCGCCTACCGGGGCCCCCGGCTGATCGTCCACGGGAAGGACGGGACGAAGGAAATCACGACCGAGCCGACCCTCGAATTCCAGAATCCCTTCGCCCTCGAGCTCGATCACTTCGCGAGCTGCATCGTCCGCGACGTGAAGCCCTATACGCCCGGCGAGGAAGGTCTCCAGGATCACCGCATCATGGAGGCGCTCTACCAGTCGGCCCGCATGGGACGGACCGCCGCCCTGGCCTTCCCTCCCGCGACGCGGGGGCCCGCCCCGATTTGA
- a CDS encoding formate dehydrogenase accessory sulfurtransferase FdhD, with the protein MTENGYLSWRVEKIKLPAIQDGSSAPVSLSRNDVLAVEEPLEIQVEAGGVWRTITITMRTPGDDAELAAGFLAGEGILRSPGEIAEIDGRTPHPGRQIRLRLSVAEGAPAPAPALIDRLDRAGRLSYATSACGVCGKASLRGVDESLVEVDSPDAGVSSGEGTVCVPLLAPFSAPIPAALVADLPRRLRAAQAVFERTGGLHAAGLFDSIGELPLLVVREDVGRHNAVDKVVGNRLLTPGGWPAGRAILVVSGRASFELVQKAVAARIPMLVSVGAPSSLAAETARHFGLTLVGFTRAEGFNIYSGGERIAVVPEAGGLSRFTEPATLSVP; encoded by the coding sequence GTGACTGAGAATGGCTATCTCTCGTGGCGAGTGGAGAAGATCAAGCTCCCGGCGATCCAGGATGGCTCCTCCGCGCCGGTTTCCCTTTCCCGGAACGACGTCCTCGCCGTCGAGGAACCCCTCGAAATCCAGGTCGAGGCGGGCGGGGTCTGGCGGACGATCACGATCACCATGCGGACGCCGGGGGACGATGCCGAGCTGGCCGCCGGATTCCTGGCCGGGGAGGGGATTCTCCGCTCTCCGGGGGAGATCGCCGAAATCGACGGGCGGACGCCCCATCCCGGACGCCAGATCCGCCTTCGCCTCTCCGTGGCGGAGGGCGCACCTGCTCCTGCTCCAGCTCTTATTGACCGCCTCGATCGCGCGGGGCGTCTCTCCTATGCGACCTCGGCCTGCGGCGTCTGCGGCAAGGCCTCGCTGCGGGGCGTCGACGAAAGCCTCGTCGAGGTCGATTCCCCCGATGCCGGAGTTTCCTCTGGTGAGGGAACGGTGTGCGTTCCCCTCCTGGCTCCCTTTTCGGCGCCGATACCGGCGGCCCTCGTCGCCGACCTGCCCCGGAGGCTCCGGGCGGCCCAGGCGGTCTTCGAGCGGACGGGGGGGCTCCATGCGGCGGGGCTCTTCGACTCGATCGGGGAACTCCCGCTTCTCGTGGTCCGGGAGGACGTGGGGCGGCACAACGCGGTCGACAAGGTTGTCGGCAACCGCCTCCTGACCCCGGGCGGCTGGCCCGCGGGCCGGGCGATCCTCGTCGTCAGCGGGCGGGCGAGCTTCGAGCTGGTGCAGAAGGCGGTCGCGGCCCGGATTCCGATGCTCGTCTCGGTCGGTGCTCCCTCCAGCCTCGCGGCGGAGACGGCCCGCCACTTCGGCCTCACCCTCGTCGGCTTCACCCGCGCCGAGGGCTTCAATATTTACTCCGGAGGGGAACGGATCGCCGTCGTTCCCGAGGCCGGGGGTCTTTCCCGTTTCACCGAACCCGCTACCCTTTCCGTGCCATGA
- a CDS encoding FdhF/YdeP family oxidoreductase yields MTSKPSDLSRSHPSALTADDAEKVRQDDRCEVAAGIPGVWQTMRFAVGEMGPIRGIGQLLKLNQKDGFDCQSCAWPTPDGERSFAEFCENGAKAVADEGTKKRITAEFFATHSVADLAAQTDHWLNAQGRLTEPMVLRKGATHYAPVSWDDAFGLIGEELRSLASPDEATFYTSGRASNEAAFLYQLFVRSYGTNNLPDCSNMCHESSGFGLRESIGVGKGTVTLDDFNHTDAIFLVGQNPGTNHPRMLTSLATAHEKGTKIVSVNPLPEVGNFRFKNPQHFKDMGHPILAATTLLGKGAQISDLWLPVRLSGDLAVFRGIAKFLLDEEGRKPGSVLAADFIAQKTDGFEAYRKAVEATPWDEICRVSGLTRLQIEEAGRIALNAKRMIICWAMGITQQPEGVAAIQEMVNVLLMGGHIGRPGAGVCPVRGHSNVQGDRTVGIWEQMPESFLARLDKEFGPAGFHAPRHHGFDAVETIKAMHDGRLKVFFGLGGNFLSATPDTEFTARALRNCRLTAHVSTKLNRAHLVTGEVALILPCLGRTEVDLQPSPGSDDPEGKPQFVTVEDSMGVISSSRGTLAPASANLKSEVAIVCGLAKATLKGSLRGRENRIDWDAFQADYGTIRSAIERAVPGFEPYNAQIAAGPFYLPNAARGGKFETPSGKAVFCTHGLPDNSLPEGQFALMTMRSHDQFNTTIYGLDDRYRGIYAGRRVVFLNPDDVREMGLQAGQMVDLTSHFKGVERTATHWMVAPYSIPRRSAAAYFPEANVLVPIESVVKTSNTPTSKFVPVTIRPSSDAEAASSAFVASVAGEVGGR; encoded by the coding sequence ATGACCTCGAAACCTTCCGATCTTTCCCGCTCCCATCCCTCGGCCCTGACCGCCGACGACGCCGAGAAGGTGCGCCAGGACGACCGCTGCGAGGTCGCGGCGGGGATCCCCGGCGTCTGGCAGACGATGCGTTTCGCGGTCGGGGAGATGGGGCCGATCCGGGGGATCGGGCAGCTCCTGAAGCTGAACCAGAAGGACGGCTTCGATTGCCAAAGCTGCGCCTGGCCGACGCCCGACGGGGAACGCTCCTTCGCCGAGTTCTGCGAGAACGGGGCGAAGGCCGTCGCCGACGAGGGGACGAAGAAGCGGATCACGGCGGAATTTTTCGCGACCCACTCGGTCGCCGACCTGGCAGCGCAGACCGACCATTGGCTCAACGCGCAGGGACGGTTGACGGAGCCGATGGTCCTCCGCAAGGGGGCGACCCATTACGCGCCGGTCTCCTGGGACGACGCCTTCGGCCTGATCGGGGAGGAGCTCCGCTCCCTCGCCTCGCCCGACGAGGCGACGTTCTACACCTCGGGCCGGGCGAGCAACGAGGCGGCGTTCCTCTACCAGCTCTTCGTCCGCAGCTACGGGACGAACAACCTCCCCGACTGCTCGAACATGTGCCACGAGTCGAGCGGCTTCGGCCTCCGGGAATCGATCGGGGTCGGGAAGGGGACGGTGACGCTCGACGACTTCAACCACACCGACGCCATCTTCCTCGTCGGCCAGAATCCCGGGACGAACCATCCCCGGATGCTGACCTCGCTGGCGACGGCCCATGAAAAGGGGACGAAGATCGTCTCGGTCAACCCGCTTCCCGAGGTCGGCAATTTCCGCTTCAAGAATCCCCAGCATTTCAAGGACATGGGCCATCCGATCCTGGCGGCGACGACGCTCCTCGGGAAGGGGGCGCAGATCTCCGACCTCTGGCTTCCCGTCCGGCTCAGCGGCGACCTCGCCGTCTTCCGGGGCATCGCGAAGTTCCTCCTCGACGAGGAGGGCCGAAAACCGGGCTCGGTCCTCGCCGCCGATTTCATCGCGCAGAAGACCGACGGTTTCGAGGCTTACCGGAAGGCGGTCGAGGCGACGCCGTGGGACGAGATCTGCCGCGTCAGCGGGTTGACCCGCCTCCAGATCGAGGAGGCGGGCCGGATCGCCCTCAACGCGAAACGGATGATCATCTGCTGGGCGATGGGGATCACCCAGCAGCCCGAGGGGGTCGCGGCGATCCAGGAAATGGTCAACGTCCTCCTCATGGGCGGCCACATCGGACGGCCCGGCGCCGGCGTCTGTCCCGTGCGCGGCCACAGCAACGTCCAGGGGGACCGCACCGTCGGCATCTGGGAGCAGATGCCCGAATCGTTCCTGGCGCGGCTCGACAAGGAATTCGGCCCGGCCGGTTTTCACGCGCCCCGGCATCACGGCTTCGACGCCGTCGAGACGATCAAGGCGATGCACGACGGGCGGCTCAAGGTCTTCTTCGGCCTCGGCGGCAACTTCCTCTCGGCGACGCCCGACACCGAGTTCACGGCCCGGGCCCTCCGCAACTGCCGCCTCACGGCCCATGTCTCGACGAAGCTGAACCGCGCCCACCTCGTCACCGGCGAGGTCGCCCTGATCCTGCCGTGCCTCGGGCGGACCGAGGTCGATCTCCAACCCTCGCCCGGTTCGGACGATCCCGAGGGGAAGCCGCAGTTCGTGACCGTCGAGGATTCGATGGGGGTGATCAGTTCCTCGCGCGGGACGCTCGCCCCGGCCTCGGCGAATCTCAAGAGCGAGGTGGCGATCGTCTGCGGCCTCGCCAAGGCGACGCTGAAGGGCTCGCTCCGTGGACGGGAAAACCGGATCGACTGGGACGCGTTCCAGGCCGATTACGGGACGATCCGCTCGGCGATCGAGCGGGCGGTCCCCGGCTTCGAGCCCTACAACGCGCAGATCGCCGCCGGGCCCTTCTACCTGCCGAACGCGGCGCGGGGAGGGAAGTTCGAGACCCCCTCGGGGAAGGCGGTCTTTTGCACCCACGGCCTCCCGGACAACAGCCTTCCCGAAGGCCAGTTCGCCCTCATGACGATGCGGAGCCACGACCAGTTCAACACGACGATCTACGGCCTCGACGACCGTTACCGGGGGATCTACGCCGGGCGGCGCGTCGTCTTCCTCAACCCCGACGACGTCCGGGAGATGGGCCTCCAGGCGGGCCAGATGGTCGACCTCACCAGCCACTTCAAGGGGGTCGAGCGGACGGCGACGCACTGGATGGTCGCCCCCTACTCGATCCCGCGCCGTTCCGCCGCCGCCTACTTCCCGGAGGCGAACGTCCTCGTCCCGATCGAGAGCGTCGTGAAGACGAGCAACACGCCCACGTCCAAATTTGTTCCCGTCACCATCCGGCCTTCTTCCGATGCGGAAGCGGCCTCCTCCGCCTTCGTCGCCTCCGTGGCGGGCGAAGTCGGAGGCAGATAG
- a CDS encoding OFA family MFS transporter has protein sequence MSFLDRSHSVAGPGYNRWLVPPAALAIHLCIGEVYGFSVFKLPLASLLGTGGKPGAGDWTQTQIAWVFSIAIVFLGLSAAVFGKWMEKNGPRKAMFAAACCFGGGFLVASVGVRIHSLSLIYLGYGVLGGIGLGLGYISPVSTLVKWFPDRPGMATGMAIMGFGGGAMIGGPLAVLLMKHFSASPTHGVAPAMVVMGIVYFLFMLFGVFTVRVPAPGWAPAGYVPPAESKGLITKHNVSVDRAWRTPQFWCLWVVLCFNVTAGIGILEQASPMIQEMLLVPRATAGIDPADTASIAAAKAPLAAVAAGFVGLLSLFNMGGRFFWSSISDYIGRKPVYFIYLLLGPVLYCLIPVAGRAGSVGFFVLLCVLILTMYGGGFATVPAYLKDLFGSVQVGAIHGRLLTAWSVAGVLGPLLVNKIRESQIAAGATGVERYAPTMYLMAGLLVVGAICNGLVRPVDSKNYLSEEGSKK, from the coding sequence ATGTCATTCCTCGATCGATCCCATTCCGTCGCCGGTCCCGGCTACAACCGATGGTTGGTGCCGCCCGCCGCCCTCGCCATCCACCTCTGCATCGGGGAGGTCTACGGATTCAGCGTCTTCAAGCTCCCGCTGGCCTCCCTCCTCGGCACCGGCGGGAAGCCGGGCGCGGGCGACTGGACGCAGACCCAGATCGCCTGGGTCTTCTCCATCGCCATCGTCTTCCTCGGCCTCTCGGCGGCGGTCTTCGGGAAGTGGATGGAGAAGAACGGCCCGCGCAAGGCGATGTTCGCCGCCGCGTGCTGCTTCGGCGGCGGCTTCCTCGTCGCCTCGGTCGGGGTGCGGATCCATTCGCTGAGCCTGATCTATCTCGGCTACGGCGTCCTCGGCGGGATCGGCCTCGGCCTCGGCTACATCTCGCCGGTCTCGACGCTGGTGAAGTGGTTCCCCGACCGGCCCGGCATGGCGACGGGGATGGCGATCATGGGCTTCGGCGGCGGGGCGATGATCGGCGGTCCGCTTGCGGTCCTGTTGATGAAGCACTTCTCCGCCTCGCCCACCCACGGCGTCGCCCCCGCGATGGTCGTGATGGGGATCGTCTATTTCCTCTTCATGCTCTTCGGCGTCTTCACGGTCCGCGTCCCGGCCCCGGGCTGGGCGCCCGCCGGATATGTGCCGCCTGCCGAGTCGAAGGGGCTGATCACGAAGCACAACGTCTCGGTCGACCGGGCGTGGAGGACTCCCCAGTTCTGGTGCCTCTGGGTCGTCCTCTGCTTCAACGTCACGGCGGGCATCGGCATCCTGGAACAGGCCTCCCCGATGATCCAGGAGATGCTCCTGGTCCCGAGGGCGACGGCGGGGATCGATCCGGCCGACACCGCGTCGATCGCCGCCGCCAAGGCCCCGCTCGCCGCCGTCGCCGCCGGGTTCGTCGGCCTGCTGAGCCTCTTCAACATGGGCGGGCGGTTCTTCTGGTCGTCGATCTCCGATTACATCGGGCGGAAGCCGGTCTACTTCATCTACCTCCTCCTCGGGCCGGTGCTCTACTGCCTGATCCCCGTCGCGGGCCGGGCGGGAAGCGTCGGGTTCTTCGTCCTCCTCTGCGTCCTGATCCTGACGATGTACGGCGGCGGCTTCGCGACGGTGCCGGCCTATCTTAAGGATCTCTTCGGATCGGTCCAGGTCGGGGCGATCCATGGGCGGCTCCTCACGGCGTGGTCGGTCGCCGGGGTCCTCGGGCCGCTCCTCGTGAACAAGATCCGCGAATCCCAGATCGCCGCCGGGGCGACGGGGGTCGAGCGTTACGCTCCGACGATGTACCTGATGGCCGGTCTCCTGGTCGTCGGGGCGATCTGCAACGGGCTGGTCCGCCCGGTCGATTCCAAAAACTACCTCTCCGAAGAGGGGTCGAAAAAATAA
- a CDS encoding oxalate:formate antiporter: protein MNDTPHSVPAAAIALSWLFVGIPLAWGVYQTIQKSLALFH from the coding sequence ATGAACGATACCCCTCATTCCGTCCCCGCCGCCGCCATCGCCCTCTCCTGGCTCTTCGTCGGCATCCCGCTGGCGTGGGGCGTCTACCAGACGATCCAGAAATCGCTGGCGCTGTTCCATTGA
- a CDS encoding glycoside hydrolase, translating into MGMAVPGFGEILSNPGFETGLQGWSALWTREADAGTVALDGREFHGGATSLRIEHRGAKDWSLEAKDRLAVAPGDLVEISAWAKSSEADSDASHLTLCVASRNDFGTVEQWNLGAFPFDRAEGKAGEWRRLRSRFLVPPGVVEVQLRLIGSGVGRLWVDDLSLVKLPGLGELRNKDMPPKITLSNPALDVTLDTGAGAFTVVDRRTGETFRQNPVSPDVVLLNAEAGKAPDDLALRFTLLNAATGMKIEATLRLDPARPEFTLDLAAQGELPGTLHYPGPFLTKPGQYLVVPMNEGISYPVEDPDIQPMDLVAYGGHGICMAFWGVTDGEHGQMAILETPDDAAIRIDRHDGKLDIAPQWEPQKRQFGYPRRLRYIFFDQGGHVAMAKRYRAYAKETGLFRTLEQKRKENPEVDRLIGAVNVWCWDKNAVPFVRELKAAGIDRILWSSAQSPETLKALNDLGVLTSRYDIYQDVMDPAQFPRLRYVHSDWPTAAWPDDLVRNAGGDWVHGWDVETKDGGLYPCGVLSDGQALKYARERVLADLATHPYRCRFIDTTTASPWREDYNPLHPMTRSQCREARMALLKFISADCHLVTGSETGHDAAVPFVDYFEGMLSLGPYRVPDAGREMQRVWDEVPENLSKFQVGHAYRLPLWELVYHECVVAQWYWGDYSNKLPALWDKRDLFNVLYGTPPMFMFDRAGWDKNKERFAQSYRNVAPAVRAVGYSEMTNHRFLTLDRNVQQTTFANGTVVTVNFGSQPYRTPGGTLLAPLGFRVDQAN; encoded by the coding sequence ATGGGAATGGCTGTCCCGGGCTTCGGGGAGATCCTTTCCAATCCCGGCTTCGAGACCGGGCTGCAGGGTTGGAGCGCCCTCTGGACCCGGGAAGCCGACGCCGGGACGGTGGCCCTCGACGGCCGGGAGTTTCACGGCGGGGCGACCTCGCTCCGGATCGAGCATCGGGGAGCGAAGGACTGGAGCCTCGAGGCGAAAGACCGCCTCGCCGTCGCGCCCGGCGACCTGGTCGAGATCTCGGCCTGGGCAAAAAGCTCCGAGGCCGACTCCGACGCCAGCCACCTGACGCTTTGCGTGGCGAGCCGGAACGACTTCGGCACGGTCGAGCAATGGAACCTCGGCGCCTTCCCGTTCGATCGGGCCGAGGGCAAGGCGGGCGAGTGGCGGCGGCTCCGTTCCCGCTTCCTCGTCCCGCCCGGCGTCGTCGAGGTCCAGCTCCGGCTCATCGGTTCCGGCGTGGGACGGCTGTGGGTCGATGATCTCTCCCTCGTGAAGCTCCCCGGCCTCGGCGAACTGAGAAACAAGGACATGCCCCCGAAGATCACTCTCTCGAACCCGGCCCTCGACGTGACCCTCGATACGGGGGCGGGAGCCTTCACCGTCGTCGACCGCCGGACCGGGGAGACCTTCCGCCAGAATCCGGTCTCCCCCGACGTCGTCCTGCTGAACGCGGAGGCAGGAAAGGCTCCCGACGATCTCGCGCTCCGCTTCACCCTCCTCAACGCCGCCACGGGGATGAAGATCGAGGCGACCCTCCGTCTCGACCCGGCCCGGCCCGAGTTCACCCTCGACCTCGCCGCCCAGGGGGAGTTGCCCGGCACCCTCCATTATCCCGGTCCCTTCCTCACGAAGCCGGGGCAATACCTCGTCGTCCCGATGAATGAGGGGATTTCCTACCCGGTCGAGGACCCCGACATCCAGCCGATGGACCTCGTCGCCTACGGCGGCCACGGGATCTGCATGGCCTTCTGGGGCGTCACCGACGGGGAACACGGCCAGATGGCGATCCTCGAAACGCCCGACGACGCCGCGATCCGGATCGACCGCCATGACGGAAAACTCGACATCGCCCCCCAATGGGAGCCGCAGAAGCGGCAGTTCGGCTACCCCCGCCGTCTCCGTTACATCTTCTTCGACCAGGGCGGCCATGTGGCGATGGCGAAGCGTTATCGGGCCTACGCGAAGGAGACCGGCCTGTTCAGGACCCTCGAGCAAAAGCGGAAGGAAAATCCCGAGGTCGACCGGCTGATCGGGGCAGTCAACGTCTGGTGCTGGGACAAGAACGCCGTCCCCTTCGTCCGGGAGCTGAAGGCGGCGGGCATCGACCGCATCCTCTGGAGCAGCGCCCAGTCGCCCGAAACCCTCAAGGCCCTCAACGACCTCGGCGTCCTCACCAGCCGCTACGATATCTACCAGGACGTGATGGACCCGGCCCAGTTTCCCCGCCTCCGCTACGTCCATTCCGATTGGCCGACGGCGGCATGGCCCGACGACCTGGTCCGCAACGCGGGCGGCGATTGGGTCCACGGCTGGGACGTCGAGACGAAGGACGGGGGGCTTTATCCCTGCGGCGTCCTCAGCGATGGCCAGGCGCTGAAATATGCCCGGGAACGGGTCCTCGCCGACCTCGCCACCCATCCCTACCGCTGCCGCTTCATCGACACCACCACCGCCTCCCCGTGGCGCGAGGACTACAATCCCCTCCATCCGATGACCCGCTCCCAATGCCGCGAGGCCCGGATGGCCCTCCTGAAGTTCATCTCGGCCGATTGCCACCTCGTCACCGGGAGCGAGACGGGGCACGACGCCGCGGTTCCCTTCGTCGATTACTTCGAGGGGATGCTCAGCCTCGGGCCCTATCGCGTCCCCGACGCGGGCCGGGAGATGCAGCGCGTCTGGGACGAGGTGCCGGAGAACCTCTCGAAGTTCCAGGTCGGCCACGCCTACCGCCTCCCGCTCTGGGAGCTGGTCTACCACGAGTGCGTCGTCGCCCAATGGTATTGGGGCGATTACAGCAACAAGCTCCCGGCCCTCTGGGACAAGCGCGACCTCTTCAACGTCCTCTACGGCACCCCTCCCATGTTCATGTTCGACCGCGCTGGCTGGGACAAGAACAAGGAACGCTTTGCCCAGAGCTATCGGAACGTCGCCCCGGCGGTCCGCGCCGTCGGCTACAGCGAGATGACGAACCACCGCTTCCTCACCCTCGACCGCAACGTCCAGCAGACAACCTTCGCCAACGGCACCGTCGTCACCGTGAACTTCGGTTCCCAGCCCTACCGGACGCCGGGTGGGACCCTCCTGGCTCCCCTCGGCTTCCGGGTCGATCAGGCGAATTAG
- a CDS encoding ROK family protein, translated as MKILVIDVGGTHVKVKATGLPSHREEIKIDSGPGMTARRMVAAVRKAVAGWKIDAVTIGYPGAVLHGRIVSEPHNLGSGWVRFDFKKAFGTAKVKIVNDAAMQALGSYEGKGKRMLFLGLGTGLGSAMIGDGVLEPMELAHLPFKKGKTYEEYVGLAGLERLGKKKWRKAVAEVVTQLKAALAADYVVLGGGNARLLKTLPPGAWLGDNENAFQGGFRLWEKKGISLSGTRR; from the coding sequence GTGAAAATCCTCGTAATCGACGTCGGCGGAACGCATGTGAAGGTGAAGGCGACGGGGCTCCCGAGCCACCGGGAGGAGATCAAGATCGATTCGGGCCCCGGGATGACGGCCCGCCGGATGGTCGCGGCGGTTCGCAAGGCGGTCGCGGGGTGGAAGATTGACGCTGTCACCATCGGTTATCCCGGCGCGGTCCTCCACGGGCGGATCGTCAGCGAGCCCCACAACCTTGGCTCCGGCTGGGTCCGCTTCGATTTCAAGAAGGCCTTCGGAACCGCGAAGGTGAAAATCGTCAACGATGCCGCGATGCAGGCCCTCGGCAGCTACGAGGGGAAGGGGAAGCGGATGCTTTTCCTCGGCCTCGGCACCGGCCTCGGCTCGGCGATGATCGGCGACGGCGTCCTCGAGCCGATGGAGCTGGCTCATCTCCCCTTCAAGAAGGGAAAGACCTACGAGGAATACGTCGGCCTCGCGGGCCTGGAACGGCTGGGGAAGAAGAAGTGGCGCAAGGCGGTGGCCGAGGTCGTCACCCAGCTCAAGGCGGCGCTGGCCGCCGATTACGTCGTCCTCGGCGGCGGCAACGCCCGGCTGCTGAAGACCCTCCCTCCCGGCGCGTGGCTGGGCGACAACGAGAATGCCTTCCAGGGCGGCTTCCGGCTCTGGGAGAAAAAGGGGATCTCGCTCTCGGGAACCCGTCGATGA
- a CDS encoding flavin reductase family protein, with protein MNFDPADPSTPHLAYNMLIGLVAPRPIAWITSFDLEGKINAAPFSAYNYVGTEPPIVAIGVGNRPGPGVIGKDTAQNIRATREFVINVVDETLAEAMNLCGVEFPRGVNELEVAGLTTAPSAVVRVPRIAEAPAALECREITTMEMGRSRIILGEVVSFYVRDEFVDPAGPYVLSEKLHAIGRMNGRGAYVKTRDAFFTIPRLSYDDWKKKNGQ; from the coding sequence ATGAACTTCGATCCCGCCGACCCCTCGACGCCCCATCTCGCCTACAACATGTTGATCGGCCTGGTCGCGCCCCGGCCCATCGCTTGGATCACCAGCTTCGACCTGGAGGGGAAGATCAACGCGGCTCCGTTCAGCGCCTACAACTACGTGGGGACCGAGCCCCCCATCGTCGCCATCGGCGTCGGGAACCGGCCCGGCCCGGGCGTGATCGGGAAGGACACGGCGCAGAACATCCGCGCGACGCGGGAGTTCGTGATCAACGTCGTCGACGAGACCCTCGCCGAGGCGATGAACCTCTGCGGCGTCGAGTTCCCTCGCGGCGTGAACGAGCTCGAGGTCGCCGGCCTCACGACGGCTCCCTCGGCGGTGGTGAGGGTCCCCCGCATCGCCGAGGCCCCGGCCGCCCTCGAATGCCGCGAGATCACGACGATGGAGATGGGACGCTCCCGGATCATCCTCGGGGAAGTCGTCTCCTTCTACGTCCGGGACGAGTTCGTCGATCCCGCCGGTCCCTACGTCCTCTCCGAGAAGCTCCACGCCATCGGCCGGATGAACGGGCGCGGCGCCTACGTGAAGACCCGCGACGCCTTCTTCACCATCCCCCGCCTGAGCTACGACGACTGGAAGAAAAAGAACGGCCAGTAA